ACACATAGATGTTTGTGTCTGGTTGAAAATTTTGCTTGCAGTCGGTGGAAGCGAACTGTAGAATCAGAAGCTCCACTCGTATTCCACTATCTTTAGGGCCAACACCTTGTGTTGATAAATGGGGAGATGTTCCAACTCTTTCTCAACTTGGACTTGAGCCACAAGAGGTGAGTTTCTATGAGAAGCTCTTTAGTTGAGACAAGTGAGAAGAGAAAGTAAAACAACATTCTTTATATGTATGTTGATACAGGTGACCAGAGGGATGAGATTTGTTGGTGGTGAAAGTGCAGGAGTAGGCAGAGTTTTTGAGTACTTTTGGAAGAAGGCAAAGATCAAAACCCTATGACTCTATTTGTGTGTGTACATAATGATGTATGTCTATTTTTACCATGCAGGATCTTTTGAAAGTATACAAAGAGACGAGGAATGGAATGTTGGGACCTGATTACTCAACTAAATTCTCACCATGGCTTGCCTTTGGATGTATCTCTCCTCGGTTTATCTATGAAGAGGTCAGATCATGCAAACCTTTATCCAGGGCCGGATATGAGATTTAGGGGGTCAAAAACATTTTATGTTAATCTTGATAAAAAGATCGATAATTTGAGAACATGCGATCTATGTATAATAGCGAATGTTTCACCCGGATGTGCCAGTGTTTCAAGACTTATGTGGTAGTTGAAAATATTTTCAGGTTCAAAGAtatgaaagagaaagaatagCAAACAACTCAACATACTGGTAATGTCTTTATTAGTTGAGTTTCAAATCTTCTGTTACAATAACTTCACTTAACAGATGATTTGTTACATGTGTTTCCAGGGTGTTGTTTGAGTTACTATGGAGAGATTACTTCAGGTTTCTTTCAATCAAGTGTGGCAACTCTTTATTCCATCTAGGTAACCTGCTTAGCACGCAAACTGGTCTGGATTGAAGGTTAGCTCTAACGTGGGCCATTTTTTTGGTAGGTGGTCCAAGAAATGTGCAAGGGGAATGGAGTCAAGATAAGAGGCTGTTTGAGTCTTGGAGAGATGGCAAGACAGGGTGAGTATTCTGGTATTATGATTTGATATAATGCTTTTAGGCTCTAAAAGTATTAAACTTTAGTGAATGCTCATGAATGGGTTTAGGTATCCTCTTATAGATGCAAACATGAAGGAGTTATCCACTACAGGTTTCATGTCAAACCGAGGCAGACAGGTATATGATTAGTTTCCTTTTGTTCAACTTagctttgtttcttttcatgGATTAATTGATTGTTCATTTTATTAGATTGTTTGTTCGTTTCTTGTGAGGGACATGGGCTTGGACTGGCGCATGGGTGCTGAATGGTTTGAGACATGTCTATTGGACTATGATCCTTGTTCTAATTATGGAAACTGGACCTATGGAGCAGGTACTAACTACTCATGCTATTTGAGGACacagtttgttttataaaagtTCACATTTAGATGATGTAAGATTTGGTTTTGCCCAATGAAGGAGTTGGTAATGATCCAAGAGAAGACCGGTACTTCAGCATCCCCAAGCAAGTAAGTAACTACTAACATCCAGATAATAATAATCTTGTCCTAGCAAACAGGACCAGTCCCAAGATTTTGGAATTTATAAATAgtggttttataaaaaaattttacaaatttaaaagtgtctatgtaaataatttcaatttttttaaaaaaaactgggGGCTATTTGCCAATGTTTCACTTGGTTATGTTCAAGACCGCCCATGCCATGCCAACAAGTGATGTGAAGAAGAGACTGAAACTGTGTGTTTGGTTCAGGCACAGAACTATGATCCAGAAGGAGAATACGTAGCGTTTTGGGTGCAGCAGCTGCGTCGGCTTCCAAAAGAGAAGAGGCATTGCCCAGGGAGATTGATGTATATGGACACAGTTGTGCCATTGAAGCATGGTCATGGTGGTGGTAATGCTCAAACGTCTCGAGGGTCAAAGTCTCGTGGTGGTTTCAGAGATAATCACAGTGGGAGACGTTGAAGACACCAAAAGGTCCTTAGAGAAACTATACTTCACAAGAATTTgtattatcattattattattatatataaactatgcAGTATTCATATTGCACGTTTGATTAAAACTACATAGCAATCATATATATTACACGATTTATGATACAAACAATGTTAGTGTGAGACCGATCGAGACTTGTATTGCGCGCGAGAACCAAATCGAAATACCGACCGGAACAAAGAACGGTCTTGTCTCTGAGATCGTAATGGGCCTTAAGCCCATTAATAATAAGTTATAGACTTCGGcccattttaaaacataagaacCCTTGTTAGTAACTTTCAGCAAATCAACAGGCCTTCCTCGGAAGAATTCTACAGAGCAA
The nucleotide sequence above comes from Brassica napus cultivar Da-Ae chromosome A9, Da-Ae, whole genome shotgun sequence. Encoded proteins:
- the LOC125577721 gene encoding cryptochrome DASH, chloroplastic/mitochondrial-like, translating into MSASSFSSPLTHPLRRFNHHHLSNKPVSSLFFCSAAKMNGNIHCVPGLGEEEMDTVVGKTFERYALPSSSSSSSKRTGKGTTILWFRNDLRVLDNDALYKAWCSSDTVLPVYCLDPRLFHTTHFFSFPKTGALRGAFLMECLADLRKNLMRRGLNLLIRNGKPEDILPSLAKDFGAHTVFAHKETCSEELHVERLVDKALKGVGNGTKLELIWGSTMYHKDDLPFDVLDLPDIYTQFRKSVEANCRIRSSTRIPLSLGPTPCVDKWGDVPTLSQLGLEPQEVTRGMRFVGGESAGVGRVFEYFWKKDLLKVYKETRNGMLGPDYSTKFSPWLAFGCISPRFIYEEVQRYERERIANNSTYWVLFELLWRDYFRFLSIKCGNSLFHLGGPRNVQGEWSQDKRLFESWRDGKTGYPLIDANMKELSTTGFMSNRGRQIVCSFLVRDMGLDWRMGAEWFETCLLDYDPCSNYGNWTYGAGVGNDPREDRYFSIPKQAQNYDPEGEYVAFWVQQLRRLPKEKRHCPGRLMYMDTVVPLKHGHGGGNAQTSRGSKSRGGFRDNHSGRR